The Gammaproteobacteria bacterium genome has a segment encoding these proteins:
- a CDS encoding thioredoxin domain-containing protein: MNRLAHETSPYLLQHAANPVDWHPWGEEALARARSEDKPILLSIGYSACHWCHVMAHESFEDEATAQVMNELYVNIKVDREERPDIDRVYQSAHHLLMRRGGGWPLTMFLTPDELVPFFAGTYFPPQPRYGMPAFTEVLARAAEYYHRRPPEMAQQGPALREALAGIEAAMPVAAQTLNAAPLARFREFLGGQFDAEFGGFGGAPKFPPAATLEQLLRTWWHSAGTPEPDVHALYMCALTLTRMAEGGIFDQLGGGFCRYSVDRYWSIPHFEKMLYDNGPLLAIYCRMFLVSGDELYRRVANDTADWLLRDMRAPEGAFYSSLDADSEGEEGRFYVWTPAQAKALLTEPEFTVFAPRFGLDRDANFEGHWHLRVCEPLGTLAERTGQPPSTVQRLLDSARAKLLDARSRRVWPGRDDKILASWNALLIRGLAIAGRALRRGDLVRAAGDALGFLQANLVVAGRLQATWKNGRARFNAYLDDHAFLLDAALELLQANWRAETLDFAVWLAEELLSRFHDTAQGGFFFTAHDHEQLLHRSRGLADEALPSGNAVATFALARLGHLLGEPRYLRAAEGTLQLAWEGLDHYPQAHATLLSALDEYLHPPQIVVLRGRECDLAEWAHVASTVFSPRRLVFAIPADAAGLPGALRLRMARPEGPVAYVCSGTACGAPVTALEALPAALAPGNRPDD; the protein is encoded by the coding sequence GTGAACCGCCTCGCCCACGAAACCAGCCCGTACCTGCTCCAGCACGCCGCGAATCCCGTGGACTGGCATCCCTGGGGCGAGGAGGCACTCGCGCGGGCGCGCAGCGAGGACAAGCCGATCCTGCTCTCCATCGGTTACTCCGCCTGCCACTGGTGCCACGTCATGGCCCACGAGTCGTTCGAGGACGAGGCGACGGCGCAGGTGATGAACGAGCTGTACGTCAACATCAAGGTGGACCGGGAGGAGCGCCCCGACATCGACCGGGTCTACCAGTCTGCCCACCACCTGCTGATGCGCCGGGGTGGCGGCTGGCCGCTCACGATGTTCCTGACGCCCGACGAGCTGGTGCCGTTCTTCGCGGGAACCTATTTCCCACCACAACCGCGCTACGGCATGCCCGCATTCACCGAAGTGCTCGCCCGCGCCGCCGAGTACTATCACCGCCGCCCGCCCGAGATGGCCCAGCAGGGTCCCGCGCTGCGCGAAGCGCTCGCCGGCATCGAGGCCGCCATGCCGGTTGCCGCGCAGACGCTGAACGCTGCTCCCCTCGCCCGCTTCCGCGAGTTCCTCGGCGGACAATTCGACGCCGAGTTCGGCGGTTTCGGCGGCGCACCGAAGTTCCCGCCCGCCGCCACGCTCGAGCAACTGCTGCGCACGTGGTGGCACAGCGCGGGCACTCCCGAGCCCGATGTCCACGCGCTCTATATGTGCGCCCTGACGCTGACACGCATGGCCGAGGGCGGCATCTTCGACCAGCTCGGCGGCGGCTTCTGCCGCTACTCGGTGGACCGATACTGGTCCATTCCGCATTTCGAGAAGATGCTCTACGACAATGGGCCGCTGCTCGCGATCTATTGCCGGATGTTCCTGGTCAGCGGTGACGAGCTGTACCGGCGCGTTGCCAACGACACCGCGGACTGGCTGCTGCGCGACATGCGTGCGCCCGAAGGCGCCTTCTACTCCAGTCTCGATGCGGATTCGGAGGGTGAGGAAGGCCGCTTCTATGTCTGGACCCCGGCGCAGGCAAAGGCGCTGCTGACAGAGCCGGAGTTCACCGTCTTTGCCCCCCGCTTCGGCCTCGATCGCGACGCGAATTTCGAAGGTCACTGGCACCTGCGGGTCTGCGAGCCGCTCGGCACGCTGGCGGAACGAACCGGCCAGCCGCCCTCGACCGTGCAACGGCTGCTCGACTCGGCCCGCGCGAAACTGCTCGATGCGCGCAGCCGACGCGTGTGGCCGGGCCGTGATGACAAGATCCTGGCCAGCTGGAATGCCTTGCTGATCCGTGGGCTGGCGATTGCCGGGCGCGCATTGCGGCGGGGCGATCTTGTCCGTGCTGCCGGCGACGCCCTGGGCTTCCTGCAGGCCAACCTCGTGGTTGCCGGTCGGCTGCAGGCTACCTGGAAGAACGGTCGCGCCCGATTCAATGCCTATCTCGACGACCACGCGTTCCTGCTCGATGCGGCCCTCGAACTGCTGCAGGCGAACTGGCGAGCAGAAACGCTCGATTTTGCGGTCTGGCTCGCGGAGGAACTCCTTTCGCGCTTCCACGACACTGCGCAGGGCGGGTTTTTTTTCACCGCCCACGACCACGAGCAACTGCTCCACCGCAGCCGCGGCCTGGCCGACGAGGCGCTGCCCTCGGGCAACGCCGTGGCCACCTTCGCGCTGGCGCGTCTCGGCCACCTGCTCGGCGAACCTCGATACCTCCGCGCCGCAGAAGGGACGCTCCAGCTCGCCTGGGAGGGCCTCGACCATTACCCCCAGGCGCACGCCACCCTGCTCAGCGCACTGGATGAATATCTGCACCCGCCGCAGATCGTGGTGCTGCGCGGCCGGGAGTGCGATCTCGCAGAATGGGCACATGTCGCCAGCACCGTGTTCAGCCCCAGGCGGCTGGTATTCGCGATTCCGGCCGATGCCGCGGGGCTGCCCGGCGCGCTGCGCCTGCGCATGGCACGGCCGGAGGGGCCGGTCGCCTACGTCTGCAGTGGCACGGCCTGCGGTGCGCCGGTGACGGCCCTCGAAGCGCTGCCGGCGGCCCTCGCGCCCGGCAACCGGCCGGACGATTGA
- a CDS encoding transporter, protein MRSSRLVLLLASAGMALAGAARAAEPDNVPANTNADREQAHAELRQKMQAINEQQRELLEKMAEMDVQRRELELMMMKVEDPDAYRGGQDTSDAPPVVGAEQKAEKEQSEALRPEIPRVSFDVGGVLTPKGRLVLEPSFQYLYSAVDKISIEGFAILPALLIGVIDVFEADRDTYIAALSARYGITNRWEVELRAPYLWRRDTTRSREFLQGQGGTNVQETSRNADGNDFGDIELGIRYQFPKWADWPYLTANLRIKADNGTDPFELAARASLSGTPETFDELPTGSGFWSLNPSVTFIYPSDPVVFFGNFGYLYTVEDDKGVGPLLPPTPPATEPAPAYAFGDVDPGDALRFNFGMGFSLNDRSSFSLSYSLDIFDETEIEYASEQKVAGSDVTVGKFLMGYSLRLANGSPLNLSIGIGATEDAPDTDITFRLPFNYLH, encoded by the coding sequence ATGAGAAGCTCTCGCCTCGTCTTGCTGCTGGCGTCGGCAGGCATGGCGCTTGCAGGCGCCGCCCGCGCTGCGGAGCCCGACAATGTGCCCGCGAATACGAATGCCGATCGCGAACAGGCACACGCGGAGCTTCGCCAGAAGATGCAGGCCATCAACGAGCAACAACGCGAGCTGCTCGAGAAGATGGCCGAGATGGACGTCCAGCGGCGCGAGCTGGAACTCATGATGATGAAGGTCGAGGACCCGGACGCCTACCGCGGCGGACAGGACACCTCCGATGCACCACCGGTGGTCGGCGCCGAGCAGAAAGCGGAGAAGGAGCAATCCGAGGCGCTCCGGCCCGAGATTCCGCGAGTCAGCTTCGACGTGGGCGGCGTGCTCACGCCAAAAGGCCGCCTGGTCCTGGAACCGTCCTTCCAGTACCTGTATTCCGCCGTCGACAAGATCTCCATCGAAGGATTCGCGATCCTGCCCGCACTGCTCATCGGCGTGATCGACGTCTTTGAGGCCGACCGGGACACCTACATCGCCGCGTTGTCCGCGCGCTATGGCATCACCAACCGCTGGGAGGTCGAGCTCCGGGCGCCTTACCTCTGGCGGCGTGACACCACCCGCAGCCGCGAGTTTCTCCAGGGCCAGGGCGGCACCAACGTCCAGGAGACCAGCCGCAACGCGGACGGCAATGACTTCGGCGACATCGAACTCGGCATCCGCTACCAGTTCCCGAAATGGGCGGACTGGCCATACCTGACCGCCAACCTGCGCATCAAGGCCGACAACGGCACCGACCCGTTCGAACTGGCAGCCCGCGCCAGCCTGTCGGGCACGCCGGAGACCTTCGACGAACTGCCGACCGGCTCCGGGTTCTGGAGCCTGAACCCGAGCGTTACGTTCATCTATCCCTCCGATCCGGTGGTGTTCTTCGGCAACTTCGGCTACCTCTACACCGTGGAAGACGACAAGGGCGTCGGACCGCTCCTGCCGCCGACACCGCCGGCGACCGAGCCCGCCCCGGCGTATGCCTTCGGCGACGTCGATCCCGGCGATGCACTGCGCTTCAATTTCGGCATGGGCTTCAGCCTGAACGACCGCTCCTCGTTCAGCTTGAGCTACTCGCTCGACATCTTCGACGAAACCGAGATCGAGTACGCCTCGGAGCAGAAGGTCGCCGGCTCGGACGTCACGGTCGGCAAGTTCCTGATGGGTTATTCGCTCCGGCTGGCGAACGGCTCGCCCCTCAACCTGTCGATCGGCATCGGCGCCACCGAAGACGCGCCGGATACCGACATCACCTTCCGCCTGCCGTTCAACTACCTGCATTGA
- a CDS encoding SDR family oxidoreductase, with protein sequence MPVAVVSRLVALVLLGLALMPAPSFAGSGSVADPGSPTVLLTGSNRGIGLALAREYAGRGWNVIATCRTPAKAAELNALAKSNPKVLVEELDVTDVADMQRLAGKYRGTPIDVLFNNAAILGDRSDVGNKMQQFGNLDEELFVQVMRTNVFGPLKLSELFVEHVAASDQRKIIGMTSGLGSLALMGRMSRFYFYQMSKAALNMGMRALRNDLQPRGVIVALLAPGMVGTDLLAESGYTGKSLTPAESAASLYQLVAALTIEDQGIPINVDGKPIPW encoded by the coding sequence ATGCCTGTTGCCGTCGTGTCGCGCCTGGTGGCGCTGGTTTTGCTCGGGCTGGCGCTCATGCCGGCGCCGTCCTTCGCCGGGAGTGGCAGCGTGGCTGATCCGGGCAGCCCGACCGTCCTGCTGACCGGTTCCAACCGTGGCATCGGGCTTGCGCTTGCGCGCGAATACGCGGGCCGGGGCTGGAACGTGATTGCGACCTGTCGCACGCCGGCGAAGGCGGCGGAGTTGAACGCGCTGGCAAAGTCCAACCCGAAGGTTCTCGTCGAGGAACTCGATGTCACCGATGTCGCAGACATGCAGCGGCTGGCCGGGAAATACCGGGGTACACCGATCGACGTGCTGTTCAACAACGCGGCGATACTCGGTGACCGCAGCGACGTCGGCAACAAGATGCAGCAGTTCGGCAACCTGGACGAAGAACTGTTCGTCCAGGTCATGAGAACCAATGTATTCGGGCCTCTGAAGCTGTCGGAACTCTTCGTCGAGCACGTTGCCGCGAGCGACCAGCGGAAGATCATCGGCATGACCAGCGGCCTCGGCTCACTGGCGCTGATGGGGCGGATGTCACGCTTCTATTTCTACCAGATGAGCAAGGCGGCCCTGAACATGGGAATGCGCGCCCTGCGCAACGATTTGCAGCCGCGCGGCGTCATCGTGGCGTTACTCGCTCCGGGCATGGTGGGCACCGACCTGCTGGCCGAATCCGGTTACACCGGGAAATCCCTGACGCCGGCGGAAAGTGCCGCGAGCCTCTACCAGCTGGTGGCCGCGCTGACCATCGAGGACCAGGGCATTCCGATCAACGTGGACGGCAAGCCCATCCCCTGGTGA
- a CDS encoding C39 family peptidase, with translation MQSHPAARRPLATAGMAALASFWLTASAMAGSVWLPGMEGVSNVAVRSIQERKFDRVVRQQYDFSCGSAALATLLTYHYEDATDEPKAFRAMFDKGDQEKIAQVGFSLLDMKNYLEANGYQADGYQASLETLVDAKVPAIALINYRGYRHFVVVKGVTAEDVIIGDPSLGLRSIPRAEFKGMWENGILFIIRNKAAVGQRNFNADADWGRILKAPLGLAVDRESLGTLTVLSQGFGLL, from the coding sequence ATGCAGTCACATCCCGCAGCGAGGCGCCCGCTGGCGACCGCCGGGATGGCCGCCCTCGCCTCCTTCTGGCTGACCGCGAGCGCAATGGCCGGGTCCGTCTGGCTCCCGGGCATGGAAGGCGTGAGCAACGTTGCGGTCAGGAGCATCCAGGAACGCAAGTTCGACCGCGTGGTACGCCAGCAGTACGACTTCAGCTGCGGCTCGGCCGCACTCGCCACGCTCCTCACCTATCACTACGAAGACGCCACGGACGAACCCAAGGCGTTCCGCGCGATGTTCGACAAGGGCGACCAGGAGAAGATCGCGCAAGTCGGCTTCTCGTTGCTGGACATGAAGAATTACCTGGAGGCCAACGGCTACCAGGCCGACGGCTACCAGGCATCGCTCGAGACGCTCGTCGACGCCAAGGTGCCGGCGATCGCACTCATCAATTACCGTGGCTACCGGCACTTTGTCGTGGTCAAGGGCGTCACCGCGGAAGACGTCATCATCGGCGACCCCTCGCTCGGACTGCGCAGCATCCCACGCGCCGAATTCAAGGGCATGTGGGAGAACGGCATACTGTTCATCATCCGCAACAAGGCGGCGGTCGGGCAGCGCAACTTCAACGCAGACGCCGACTGGGGCCGTATTCTCAAGGCGCCGCTCGGCCTGGCGGTGGATCGCGAGAGCCTCGGCACCCTGACCGTGCTGAGCCAGGGCTTCGGGTTGCTGTAG
- a CDS encoding molybdopterin-dependent oxidoreductase, whose product MNRRRVLIGAVAVAGGGLALGWLRPDPRNARRAGDPRVLEPNAYLQITPDGRIVLQVDKAELGQGVMTGFVTLVAEELAVPPARIEAQHAPVHPLFQDPTQITAKSNSVRSRWRVLRETGATAREMLLEAAALRLAVPRLQVSADGEGNVVDSVSGTSLSYAELAAEAARLPVPATVALRPRSEFRYIGAAVPRVDTPDKVCGAARYGIDVQLPDLAIAVVARSHEFGARLVGFDAQGALAMPGVLAVLEISTGVAVLGESFWHAHRGVDALQVSWSSGPVAGLSTAVVHDEQRRLLAAGAGRRVRDDGNAEAQFKGSSAWLEAEYVFPYLAHAAMEPMNCTVALGDDGAEVWAPSQAPDMVREAVCQVTGLARERVTVHSTYCGGGFGRRVLVDYVVEAVEIARQARRPVKLIWTREDDIRHSYFRQATVHRVRSLLGADGRPRAWIHRLAAAPLSRHMMPVALPTLLPEWFPDVAARPLGVAAGNLSDWALGPFQARDGSTSMPYAIDHVAVDIVNYDPGVPVGIWRSVANSYNAFVVETFIDELAHAAGRDPAAYRHELLQGRHRHLAVLAALLERSGWGVAPAGRHQGLALHEAFGTVVGQVAEVAVGGDGTLRVHRVTCAVDCGYAINPDIVRQQMEGAIIFGLSAALHGEIGIENGRAVQSNFHDYRMVTLRDAPEIDVHIVETDAAPSGVGEPGTPPVAPAVANAVFRATGKRLRRLPLKL is encoded by the coding sequence ATGAACCGCCGTCGTGTGCTGATCGGGGCCGTGGCGGTGGCCGGCGGCGGGCTCGCATTGGGCTGGTTGCGCCCCGATCCGCGCAATGCCCGCCGCGCAGGCGACCCCCGCGTGCTCGAGCCGAATGCCTACCTGCAGATCACGCCGGACGGCCGGATCGTCCTGCAGGTCGACAAGGCGGAACTCGGGCAAGGCGTCATGACGGGTTTCGTCACGCTGGTGGCCGAGGAACTCGCCGTGCCGCCTGCGCGCATCGAGGCGCAGCACGCGCCCGTGCACCCGCTGTTCCAGGACCCCACGCAGATCACCGCGAAGAGCAATTCGGTCCGGTCCCGCTGGCGTGTCCTGCGAGAGACTGGTGCCACGGCCCGGGAAATGCTCCTCGAGGCCGCTGCCCTGCGCCTCGCTGTGCCGCGCTTGCAGGTGAGCGCCGACGGCGAGGGCAACGTGGTGGATAGCGTGAGCGGCACAAGTCTTTCCTATGCGGAACTGGCCGCAGAAGCCGCCCGGTTACCGGTACCTGCGACGGTGGCTTTGCGCCCGCGGAGCGAGTTCCGCTATATCGGCGCTGCGGTTCCACGGGTCGATACGCCCGATAAAGTCTGCGGTGCTGCGCGCTACGGCATCGACGTGCAACTGCCGGATCTGGCGATCGCGGTAGTGGCCCGCAGCCACGAGTTTGGCGCCCGCCTGGTCGGGTTCGACGCGCAGGGCGCGCTGGCGATGCCGGGTGTGCTGGCCGTGCTGGAGATCTCCACCGGGGTCGCCGTGCTCGGCGAGTCGTTCTGGCACGCGCACCGCGGTGTCGATGCACTGCAGGTCAGCTGGAGCAGCGGTCCGGTGGCCGGGCTCAGCACGGCGGTGGTGCACGACGAGCAACGCCGCCTGCTTGCGGCCGGAGCCGGGCGCCGGGTGCGCGACGACGGCAATGCCGAGGCGCAGTTCAAGGGCTCGAGTGCATGGCTCGAAGCGGAGTATGTCTTTCCGTACCTTGCCCATGCCGCCATGGAGCCGATGAATTGCACCGTGGCGCTCGGTGACGACGGCGCCGAGGTCTGGGCGCCCAGCCAGGCGCCGGACATGGTCCGCGAAGCCGTCTGCCAGGTGACCGGCCTGGCGCGCGAGCGCGTCACGGTCCACAGCACCTACTGTGGCGGGGGTTTCGGCCGGCGCGTGCTTGTGGACTACGTGGTCGAAGCGGTCGAGATCGCGCGCCAGGCGCGCCGACCCGTGAAACTCATCTGGACACGGGAAGACGATATCCGCCATAGCTATTTCCGCCAGGCCACGGTGCATCGTGTCCGCTCATTGCTCGGCGCAGACGGCCGGCCGCGTGCATGGATCCATCGGCTGGCGGCGGCGCCGCTCAGCCGCCACATGATGCCGGTCGCCCTGCCGACGCTGCTGCCCGAGTGGTTTCCGGACGTGGCGGCCCGGCCGCTGGGTGTCGCCGCGGGCAACCTGTCGGACTGGGCGCTCGGTCCATTCCAGGCCCGCGACGGCTCTACCAGCATGCCGTACGCGATCGATCACGTTGCGGTGGACATCGTCAACTACGACCCCGGGGTGCCGGTGGGCATCTGGCGGTCGGTAGCCAACTCATACAACGCGTTCGTGGTGGAGACGTTCATCGACGAACTGGCGCATGCCGCCGGCCGCGATCCGGCCGCGTACCGGCATGAGCTGCTGCAGGGCCGGCACCGGCACCTTGCCGTCCTCGCTGCCCTGCTGGAACGCTCGGGTTGGGGAGTCGCACCCGCAGGCCGTCACCAGGGGCTGGCGCTGCACGAGGCGTTTGGCACCGTGGTTGGCCAGGTTGCGGAGGTTGCCGTCGGCGGTGACGGGACCCTCCGCGTCCATCGGGTAACCTGCGCAGTCGATTGTGGTTACGCGATCAATCCAGACATCGTCCGCCAGCAGATGGAGGGCGCGATCATCTTCGGCCTGAGCGCAGCGTTGCACGGCGAGATCGGCATCGAGAACGGGCGCGCCGTGCAGAGCAACTTCCACGATTACCGCATGGTAACGCTGCGTGATGCGCCCGAAATCGACGTGCACATCGTCGAGACCGACGCCGCGCCCAGCGGTGTAGGCGAACCCGGCACGCCGCCCGTCGCCCCGGCTGTAGCCAATGCGGTGTTCCGCGCCACGGGCAAGCGGCTGCGCCGCCTGCCGCTGAAACTGTAG
- a CDS encoding methyltransferase domain-containing protein gives MDTCMDDLATDTQRAARADQRLAFFQRFLRRPQQVGSVIPSSRFLERRLVKISAVGEAATVIELGPGTGGTTRALLRAQSPTSRLLAVEIDGHFAAMLRREIRDPRLIVHEGSAEQIPEILARYGLPAPDVVVSGIPFSTMPVRVGESILRAVRASLAPGGRFIAYQFRDRVAVLARNIFGRPEVDVELFNVPPMRVYRWRKN, from the coding sequence TTGGATACCTGCATGGATGATCTCGCCACAGACACACAACGAGCAGCCCGCGCAGACCAGCGGCTGGCCTTTTTCCAGCGGTTTCTGCGCCGGCCCCAGCAGGTAGGCTCGGTGATCCCCAGTTCGCGCTTCCTGGAGCGCCGACTGGTCAAGATCAGCGCGGTCGGCGAGGCCGCTACGGTGATCGAACTCGGGCCCGGCACGGGCGGTACGACCCGTGCGCTGCTGCGCGCGCAGTCACCCACCTCACGCCTGCTGGCGGTCGAGATCGACGGGCATTTCGCTGCGATGCTGCGTCGCGAAATCCGCGATCCCCGCCTGATCGTGCACGAGGGCAGCGCCGAGCAGATCCCGGAGATCCTCGCGCGTTACGGACTGCCGGCACCCGACGTCGTCGTCTCCGGAATTCCGTTCTCGACCATGCCGGTTCGGGTCGGTGAAAGCATCCTGCGCGCGGTCCGCGCCTCGCTGGCGCCCGGCGGCCGCTTTATCGCCTACCAGTTTCGCGACCGCGTGGCCGTGCTGGCCCGGAACATCTTCGGTCGGCCGGAAGTGGACGTCGAACTGTTCAACGTCCCGCCCATGCGGGTCTATCGCTGGCGAAAGAACTGA
- a CDS encoding tannase/feruloyl esterase family alpha/beta hydrolase: MSSRLYPQAARRHAATPPRPCVALGQMLLVLLLSLPAVAQESAAGADACAVLAALDFGEAVGSAVTLRGELLPAADGLPARCRVSGTIAPEVRVETWLPLEGWNGKLLVTGCYGLCGSIRADQMEDAVVRGYATATTDGGHSDDKDPDSRWAYDNPQLETDFGHRAVHVTTLLAKALLHAFYGEHEQRAYFRGCSTGGRQALVAAQRYPDDFDGIIAGAPFHQTLSVPYMIWADRANTAADGTPLLGEREARLLHAAALAACDSSDGLTDGIIGDPQHCDFSPESLACVAGGNSDCLSPEQVGAALKIYRGPPMGVGVRHSLGAAVGSELAWPRQLLGSDGQPPRFRSTGQDWLRYHAFEPDPPATRDAIEFDFERDPPRLAAAAGRVGFTPDLARFEASDGRLIVYHGWADESLQPSHTIEYWRRAVQENGGEAALGRFARLFMLPGVGHCGGGPGAGDVDYLAALERWVELDVAPDMLVATRTSDSRPVTARQPRFPPTGEVLLRRPLFPYPDIARYRGEGDPLDPASYRRAGPGASGGGAVL; this comes from the coding sequence ATGTCATCGCGACTGTACCCGCAGGCTGCGCGCCGGCACGCTGCCACCCCGCCGCGGCCATGCGTCGCCCTGGGCCAGATGCTGCTCGTGCTGCTGCTGTCGCTGCCCGCCGTTGCCCAGGAATCGGCGGCCGGTGCGGATGCGTGCGCGGTCCTGGCCGCGCTTGATTTCGGCGAGGCAGTGGGCAGCGCCGTGACGCTGCGTGGCGAACTGCTGCCGGCAGCCGACGGCCTTCCGGCGCGGTGCCGGGTCAGCGGCACCATCGCCCCGGAAGTCAGGGTCGAGACCTGGCTGCCGCTCGAGGGATGGAACGGCAAGCTGTTGGTCACCGGTTGTTATGGACTGTGCGGCAGCATTCGTGCCGACCAGATGGAAGATGCGGTGGTGCGCGGCTACGCCACCGCCACCACCGACGGTGGGCACAGCGACGACAAGGATCCTGACAGCCGCTGGGCCTATGACAACCCGCAACTCGAAACCGATTTCGGGCATCGCGCGGTGCATGTCACGACCCTGCTCGCCAAGGCGCTGCTGCATGCGTTCTACGGAGAGCACGAGCAACGCGCTTACTTCCGGGGTTGCTCGACCGGTGGGCGCCAGGCGCTGGTGGCCGCACAGCGTTACCCGGACGACTTCGATGGCATCATCGCCGGTGCGCCGTTTCACCAGACGTTGTCCGTGCCGTACATGATCTGGGCAGACCGGGCCAATACCGCGGCCGACGGCACGCCGCTCCTCGGCGAGCGGGAGGCCCGCCTGTTGCACGCAGCCGCGCTTGCGGCCTGCGACAGCAGCGACGGTCTCACCGACGGCATCATCGGCGATCCGCAGCACTGCGACTTTTCGCCGGAGTCGCTCGCGTGTGTTGCGGGGGGCAACAGCGATTGCCTCAGCCCTGAGCAGGTGGGCGCTGCGCTGAAAATCTACCGCGGGCCGCCAATGGGCGTCGGCGTGCGCCACTCGCTCGGCGCCGCTGTCGGCAGTGAGCTGGCGTGGCCGCGGCAGTTGCTCGGTAGTGACGGTCAGCCGCCGCGCTTTCGCAGCACCGGCCAGGACTGGCTGCGCTATCACGCGTTCGAACCCGATCCGCCTGCCACCCGCGATGCCATCGAGTTCGATTTCGAACGCGACCCTCCGCGGCTGGCTGCCGCCGCCGGGCGCGTCGGGTTCACGCCGGATCTGGCGCGCTTCGAGGCCAGCGATGGCCGGCTGATCGTGTATCACGGCTGGGCTGATGAGAGCCTGCAGCCTTCCCATACGATCGAGTATTGGCGCCGGGCCGTGCAGGAGAACGGGGGAGAAGCAGCGCTCGGCCGGTTTGCCCGCCTGTTCATGCTGCCGGGTGTCGGCCATTGTGGCGGCGGGCCCGGTGCGGGTGACGTCGATTATCTGGCCGCACTCGAGCGCTGGGTCGAGCTCGATGTGGCACCCGACATGCTCGTCGCCACGCGCACGAGCGACAGTCGCCCGGTAACCGCAAGGCAGCCCCGATTCCCGCCCACCGGCGAGGTGTTGCTGCGCCGTCCGCTGTTTCCCTATCCCGACATCGCGCGCTACCGGGGCGAGGGCGATCCTCTCGATCCGGCGAGTTACCGCCGGGCCGGACCGGGCGCATCCGGCGGCGGTGCCGTGCTGTGA
- a CDS encoding M48 family metallopeptidase: MTHRRPPRRALAALACAALLLGACATNVAGRKQFMLVSEQSAIAQSKQAYVQTMGKLDSEGKLVTDPKLVQRVDEITGRLIAQAILYRPETKDWEWSVRIIDEPKTVNAWCMAGGRMALYTGLIQQIDPTDDELAQVMGHEISHALLNHTAERMSMAIAAQLGAVATGVATDSGAAMAGAAALGELGLMLPNSRGSEAEADRIGMEIAAKAGYDPRAAATLWQKMEKAGGKGPPQFLSTHPSPANRQQTLAALAPTMMPYYEQGGERPVYRLAATPTAKPPKGSKAAVR; the protein is encoded by the coding sequence ATGACACACCGCCGACCCCCACGCCGGGCCCTGGCAGCGCTCGCCTGCGCTGCCCTGTTGCTCGGCGCCTGCGCGACCAACGTCGCCGGCCGCAAGCAGTTCATGCTCGTTTCGGAGCAAAGCGCCATCGCCCAGTCGAAGCAGGCCTATGTCCAGACGATGGGCAAGCTCGACTCCGAAGGCAAGCTGGTTACCGACCCGAAGCTCGTGCAACGGGTCGACGAGATCACCGGCCGGCTGATCGCACAGGCGATTCTCTACCGCCCGGAAACGAAGGACTGGGAATGGAGTGTGCGCATCATCGACGAGCCAAAGACGGTGAATGCCTGGTGCATGGCGGGCGGCCGGATGGCGCTGTACACCGGTCTCATCCAGCAAATCGATCCCACCGACGACGAACTCGCCCAGGTGATGGGGCACGAGATCAGCCATGCGCTGCTCAACCACACCGCCGAGCGCATGTCGATGGCGATTGCGGCCCAGCTCGGTGCCGTGGCTACCGGCGTCGCGACGGACAGTGGTGCCGCGATGGCGGGTGCGGCGGCGCTGGGCGAGCTGGGACTGATGCTGCCGAACAGCCGCGGATCGGAAGCCGAAGCGGACCGCATCGGCATGGAGATCGCCGCGAAAGCGGGCTATGACCCGCGTGCTGCCGCCACCCTGTGGCAGAAAATGGAGAAAGCAGGCGGCAAGGGGCCGCCACAGTTCCTGAGTACGCACCCGAGCCCCGCCAACCGCCAGCAGACGCTCGCGGCGCTGGCGCCGACGATGATGCCCTACTACGAGCAGGGCGGTGAGCGCCCGGTGTACCGGCTGGCCGCCACGCCGACCGCCAAGCCGCCCAAAGGGAGCAAGGCCGCGGTACGTTGA